A stretch of Paenibacillus peoriae DNA encodes these proteins:
- the tig gene encoding trigger factor translates to MKATWEKIEKNLGVLEVEVDADRVAAALDKAFNKVAKQVSVPGFRKGKVPRPIFEKRYGIESLYQDAIDILLPEAYSQAVEQTDIFPVDSPDVEIDQFAKGESFKFKAKVTVKPEVTLGDYKGVEVPVSKLEVSDEELAQELERLQQRHAELVVVDEDAAQSGDTAIIDFDGSVDGVPFEGGQAEKYSLELGSNTFIPGFEEQVVGLHTGDSKDVEVTFPENYHSADLAGKQAVFKVKVHELKRKVLPELDDEFAKDVSEFDTLAEFKEDLKKQLLDRKENEAKAAREGAVVEKVAENATIDIPEAMVKSEVQNMVRDFDNRLRSQGMNLEMFLGFSGQSKEDLEEQMKADAEKRVRNNLVLEQVAKAENIEVSEAEIDEELKNMAEAYKRSVEEIRSILEGNGSFANLKEEISLRKTIALLVENSKEVEAPVEAAE, encoded by the coding sequence ATGAAAGCAACTTGGGAGAAAATAGAGAAGAACCTTGGGGTTCTTGAAGTTGAGGTTGACGCGGATCGTGTAGCCGCTGCACTCGACAAAGCTTTTAATAAAGTGGCAAAACAAGTAAGTGTACCAGGATTCCGTAAAGGTAAAGTACCACGTCCTATCTTTGAAAAACGCTATGGTATTGAAAGTCTGTACCAAGATGCAATTGACATCCTGTTGCCAGAAGCTTACAGCCAAGCTGTAGAGCAAACGGACATCTTCCCGGTTGACAGCCCTGACGTTGAAATTGATCAATTTGCTAAAGGCGAATCTTTCAAGTTCAAAGCAAAGGTTACTGTTAAACCTGAAGTGACTTTGGGCGATTACAAAGGCGTAGAAGTGCCTGTAAGCAAACTCGAAGTAAGCGACGAAGAACTGGCTCAAGAACTGGAGCGCCTGCAACAACGTCATGCTGAACTGGTTGTCGTTGATGAAGATGCTGCTCAATCCGGTGATACAGCTATTATTGACTTCGACGGTTCCGTGGACGGTGTACCATTCGAAGGCGGACAAGCTGAGAAGTATTCTTTGGAACTGGGATCTAACACATTCATCCCTGGTTTTGAAGAGCAAGTGGTTGGTTTGCACACTGGCGATTCCAAGGACGTTGAAGTAACGTTCCCTGAGAACTACCATTCTGCTGACCTCGCTGGCAAACAAGCGGTATTCAAAGTGAAAGTTCACGAACTGAAACGCAAAGTTCTTCCTGAGCTGGACGATGAATTTGCTAAAGATGTAAGCGAATTTGACACACTGGCTGAATTCAAGGAAGACTTGAAAAAGCAATTGTTGGATCGTAAGGAAAACGAAGCTAAAGCAGCTCGCGAGGGTGCTGTAGTAGAGAAGGTTGCTGAGAATGCAACAATCGACATTCCTGAAGCAATGGTGAAGAGCGAAGTGCAAAACATGGTTCGCGATTTCGACAACCGTTTGCGTAGCCAAGGTATGAACCTTGAAATGTTCCTTGGATTCTCTGGTCAAAGCAAGGAAGACCTGGAAGAGCAAATGAAAGCTGATGCTGAGAAGCGCGTACGTAACAACCTCGTGCTGGAGCAAGTGGCTAAAGCAGAAAACATCGAAGTTTCCGAAGCGGAAATTGATGAAGAACTGAAAAACATGGCTGAAGCTTACAAACGTTCAGTTGAAGAAATCCGTAGCATTCTGGAAGGTAACGGCTCGTTCGCTAACCTGAAAGAAGAAATTTCACTGCGCAAAACCATTGCTTTGTTGGTGGAAAACAGCAAAGAAGTAGAAGC
- a CDS encoding exodeoxyribonuclease III, with product MKLISWNVNGLRACVTKGFYTYLKETNADIFCVQETKLQEGQILMENMEEYTQYWNYAEKKGYSGTAIFTKIKPLSVHYGLEENEEPEGRTITLEFEKFYLVNVYTPNTKRDLSRLPYRLEWEDRFRSYLQQLDALKPVIVCGDLNVAHQEIDLKNAKANYGNAGFTPEERERMSQLLDAGFIDTFRTFYPDRTDVYSWWSYMPKVRERNIGWRIDYFLVSERLRSLLMDANIDCHITGSDHCPVILELQDISA from the coding sequence ATGAAATTAATATCTTGGAATGTAAATGGCTTAAGAGCCTGTGTGACCAAAGGGTTTTATACTTATTTAAAAGAAACGAATGCCGATATTTTTTGCGTACAGGAAACGAAGCTTCAAGAAGGGCAGATCCTCATGGAGAACATGGAGGAATACACACAATACTGGAATTATGCTGAGAAAAAAGGATATTCCGGCACGGCTATTTTCACCAAAATCAAGCCGCTCTCTGTGCATTATGGACTTGAAGAAAATGAAGAACCGGAGGGCCGAACCATCACTTTGGAATTCGAAAAATTTTATCTCGTCAATGTGTACACACCAAATACCAAACGGGACTTATCCCGACTGCCCTACAGACTGGAATGGGAAGACCGTTTTCGCAGCTACCTGCAACAACTGGATGCTTTGAAGCCTGTCATCGTGTGTGGAGACTTGAACGTAGCTCATCAGGAGATCGATCTCAAAAACGCCAAAGCTAACTACGGAAATGCCGGTTTTACGCCTGAGGAACGGGAACGCATGTCACAGCTGCTAGACGCCGGATTTATAGATACCTTCAGAACCTTTTATCCTGACCGGACGGATGTTTATTCCTGGTGGTCCTACATGCCAAAGGTGAGAGAAAGGAATATTGGCTGGCGGATCGATTACTTCCTCGTCTCGGAGAGACTTCGTTCGCTATTGATGGATGCGAACATTGATTGTCATATTACAGGCAGTGACCACTGTCCTGTGATATTGGAGTTGCAAGATATTTCAGCATAA
- a CDS encoding GH1 family beta-glucosidase has product MNENTYTFPTTFMWGTSTSSYQIEGGVDEEGRTPSIWDTFCQVPGKVIGGDCGDVACDHFHRFKEDVQLMKQLGFLHYRFSVAWPRIIPAPGVVNEQGLLFYERLLDEIESAGLIPMLTLYHWDLPQWIEDEGGWTQRETIQHFKTYASVIMDRFGQRISWWNTINEPYCASILGYGTGEHAPGHENWREALAAAHHILMCHGIAMNLHKEKGLTGNIGITLNMEHVDAASEHSEDVAAAVRRDGFINRWFAEPLFNGKYPEDMVEWYGEHLNGLDFVQPGDMELIQQPGDFLGINYYARSIIRATTDASLLQVEQISIEEPVTDIGWEIHPESFYKLLTRIEKDFTRGLPILITENGAAMKDELVNGKIEDIGRQHYIEEHLKACHRFIGEGGQLKGYFVWSFLDNFEWAWGYSKRFGIIHINYDTQERTPKQSALWFKQMMANNGF; this is encoded by the coding sequence ATGAATGAGAATACCTATACATTCCCCACCACGTTTATGTGGGGAACTTCGACCTCTTCTTATCAAATTGAAGGTGGCGTGGATGAGGAAGGAAGAACGCCTTCTATTTGGGATACTTTCTGTCAAGTACCCGGGAAGGTGATCGGAGGGGACTGCGGAGATGTGGCTTGTGACCATTTTCACCGCTTTAAGGAAGACGTGCAATTAATGAAGCAACTTGGCTTTTTACATTACCGTTTTTCCGTGGCCTGGCCGCGCATTATTCCCGCACCTGGCGTGGTTAACGAACAGGGGCTACTCTTCTATGAGCGTCTGCTGGATGAGATTGAGTCGGCTGGGCTAATTCCAATGCTGACGCTGTATCATTGGGATCTGCCGCAATGGATTGAGGACGAGGGTGGCTGGACGCAGCGAGAGACTATCCAACATTTTAAAACGTATGCCTCTGTAATCATGGATCGATTTGGACAGCGTATAAGCTGGTGGAATACGATAAATGAGCCCTACTGCGCCTCTATTTTGGGCTATGGCACAGGCGAGCATGCCCCCGGCCATGAGAACTGGAGGGAAGCTCTTGCTGCCGCTCATCATATTCTGATGTGTCACGGGATAGCCATGAACTTACACAAGGAAAAGGGCCTGACGGGCAATATCGGTATTACGCTGAACATGGAGCATGTCGATGCAGCCTCTGAACACTCCGAGGATGTAGCCGCTGCTGTCCGGCGGGATGGCTTTATTAATCGTTGGTTTGCCGAGCCATTGTTTAACGGGAAATACCCTGAGGATATGGTGGAATGGTACGGGGAGCATTTGAACGGATTGGATTTTGTACAGCCTGGTGATATGGAGCTGATTCAGCAGCCAGGGGATTTTTTGGGCATCAACTACTACGCCCGCAGTATCATTCGAGCGACTACAGACGCTTCGTTGCTTCAGGTCGAGCAGATTTCCATAGAGGAACCGGTAACGGATATTGGATGGGAGATTCACCCTGAATCCTTTTATAAGCTGCTGACACGGATTGAGAAGGATTTTACCAGAGGATTACCCATCCTGATTACAGAAAACGGAGCAGCGATGAAGGACGAACTGGTGAATGGAAAGATTGAAGACATTGGGCGTCAGCATTACATTGAGGAACATTTAAAGGCATGCCATCGCTTTATTGGGGAGGGAGGTCAGCTTAAGGGCTATTTTGTATGGTCATTCCTCGATAACTTCGAATGGGCCTGGGGATACAGCAAACGTTTTGGTATTATACACATCAATTACGATACGCAGGAACGGACACCCAAACAAAGTGCGCTGTGGTTCAAGCAAATGATGGCGAATAACGGGTTTTAA
- a CDS encoding LacI family DNA-binding transcriptional regulator encodes MNIKTIASMAGVSVATVSKIINNYTDISEETRQRVLKIMEETGYRPSSSAKTLATKKSNLVGVIFAGKLNVDFSHPFFVDIINVFKKQIGLLGYDLLFFSNEKFLDNGEDYLARSKYFSVDGCIIIAGDEVEKSVFDLDASPIPCIGVDIELTGASSCYIMSDNQKISMKVVEHFYMNGYRDMGFIGIERPSLVIKEREEAFIASLKRFSLDVRPEWVVYGKDYAAEDGYQVAKAWIQQGNLPKAIFAATDLLAFGAIRAFKESGLRVPEDIAVVGCDDIEACRYTEPPLTTVKQDKQKIGRLAAMVLFDLMNKQMDTKCIKVEPELVIRSSCGAGQHWNHTKVKG; translated from the coding sequence ATGAATATAAAAACAATAGCTAGCATGGCAGGCGTTTCAGTAGCAACGGTTTCGAAAATCATTAACAATTACACAGACATCAGTGAGGAAACCCGGCAGCGGGTACTTAAAATCATGGAGGAAACAGGCTATAGACCCTCCTCCTCGGCTAAAACGCTGGCTACCAAAAAATCTAATCTGGTAGGCGTTATATTCGCTGGTAAGCTGAATGTTGATTTTAGTCATCCTTTTTTTGTAGATATCATTAATGTCTTCAAAAAACAGATTGGCTTGCTTGGTTACGATCTGCTGTTTTTTTCAAATGAGAAATTTCTGGATAATGGAGAGGACTATTTGGCACGCTCGAAATATTTTTCAGTGGACGGGTGCATTATTATTGCTGGAGATGAAGTGGAGAAGAGTGTTTTTGATCTCGATGCCAGCCCTATCCCCTGTATCGGTGTCGATATTGAACTAACCGGAGCCAGTTCTTGCTACATTATGTCCGACAATCAGAAGATTTCAATGAAGGTTGTTGAGCACTTTTACATGAATGGATACCGCGACATGGGGTTTATAGGCATTGAACGCCCCTCCTTGGTTATTAAAGAGAGAGAGGAGGCCTTTATTGCTTCACTAAAACGGTTTAGTCTTGATGTTAGACCTGAATGGGTCGTGTATGGTAAGGACTACGCGGCAGAAGATGGATACCAGGTCGCGAAAGCGTGGATACAGCAAGGAAATTTACCAAAAGCTATTTTTGCGGCGACCGACCTGCTTGCCTTTGGTGCCATACGTGCTTTCAAGGAAAGCGGCTTGAGGGTACCCGAGGATATTGCTGTAGTGGGATGTGATGATATAGAAGCCTGTCGTTATACCGAACCTCCACTGACGACTGTAAAACAAGACAAGCAAAAAATAGGCCGTCTAGCTGCTATGGTGCTGTTTGACCTGATGAATAAACAAATGGATACCAAATGTATTAAAGTCGAGCCGGAACTGGTCATTCGTAGTTCCTGCGGAGCCGGCCAACATTGGAACCATACGAAGGTCAAAGGTTAG
- the glpK gene encoding glycerol kinase GlpK, which yields MGKYILSLDQGTTSSRAILFNSEGDVVYSAQREFPQYFPHPGWVEQNANEIWSSILGVIASCLSESGVKANQVAAIGITNQRESVAVWDKNTGVPVYNVLVWQSRQTSDICDELKRQGHEELFHSKTGLLIDPYFSGTKVKWILDHVEGAREKAERGDLLFGTIDSWLIWKLSGGKAHVTDYSNAARTLMYNIYELKWDEELLDILGVPKIMLPEVRPSSEVYAHTVDYHFFGQNVPIAGAAGDQQAALFGQACYEKGMIKNTYGTGCFMLMNTGDQPVESKHGLITTIAWGLEEGKVQYALEGSVFVAGSAIQWLRDGLRMFRDAKDSEPYAARVSSTEGVYLVPAFVGLGSPYWDSEVRGAMFGLTRGTTKEHFIRATLESLAYQTKDVLTAMEIDSGIAVKTLRVDGGAVLNNFLMQFQSDILDATVERPVIHETTALGAACLAGLAIGYWKSTDELRKRVRVETSFAPNMDESTRAGLYEGWKKAVNATMAYK from the coding sequence ATGGGAAAATATATTTTGTCACTAGATCAGGGAACGACAAGCTCAAGAGCGATTTTGTTCAATAGCGAGGGAGATGTAGTGTACTCGGCTCAGCGAGAATTTCCGCAATATTTTCCTCATCCCGGCTGGGTAGAGCAGAATGCGAATGAAATCTGGAGTTCTATTCTCGGAGTCATTGCCTCCTGTCTTTCCGAATCCGGTGTAAAAGCAAATCAAGTGGCTGCCATCGGCATTACCAATCAGCGAGAATCGGTGGCTGTGTGGGACAAAAATACAGGAGTGCCCGTATATAATGTACTCGTATGGCAATCACGCCAAACCTCGGACATCTGTGATGAATTGAAGCGACAAGGGCACGAGGAACTGTTTCACAGCAAAACAGGGCTGCTGATCGACCCGTATTTTTCAGGCACTAAAGTAAAGTGGATTCTGGACCATGTAGAGGGCGCGCGGGAAAAGGCGGAACGAGGTGACCTGTTATTCGGTACGATTGACTCGTGGCTGATCTGGAAACTATCCGGCGGAAAGGCACATGTGACGGACTACTCGAATGCAGCCAGGACGCTCATGTACAACATTTATGAGCTAAAGTGGGACGAAGAGCTGCTGGACATTCTGGGTGTTCCGAAAATCATGCTGCCTGAGGTAAGACCTTCTTCTGAGGTATATGCGCACACCGTGGATTATCATTTCTTCGGTCAGAATGTACCGATCGCCGGTGCAGCAGGTGACCAGCAAGCAGCCTTGTTCGGTCAGGCATGTTACGAAAAAGGGATGATCAAAAATACTTACGGCACAGGCTGCTTTATGCTAATGAATACGGGGGATCAGCCTGTTGAATCTAAACACGGCCTGATTACGACCATCGCTTGGGGACTGGAGGAAGGCAAAGTGCAATATGCACTCGAGGGGAGTGTGTTTGTAGCGGGGTCGGCGATCCAGTGGCTGCGAGACGGGCTGCGTATGTTCCGTGATGCGAAAGACAGTGAGCCTTATGCCGCTCGTGTTTCGTCTACGGAAGGAGTGTATCTTGTCCCCGCTTTTGTCGGACTGGGGAGCCCCTACTGGGATAGCGAGGTGCGCGGGGCAATGTTCGGCCTGACACGAGGGACCACGAAGGAGCATTTTATCCGCGCCACATTGGAGTCACTCGCTTATCAGACCAAGGATGTGCTTACAGCCATGGAGATCGATTCAGGTATTGCGGTGAAGACGCTGCGGGTGGATGGAGGAGCTGTATTGAACAATTTTCTGATGCAATTCCAGAGCGATATTTTAGATGCAACGGTGGAGCGGCCAGTGATCCATGAGACGACGGCACTGGGGGCTGCATGTCTGGCAGGTTTGGCTATTGGATATTGGAAGAGTACGGATGAACTTCGTAAGCGGGTGAGGGTGGAAACCTCTTTTGCCCCGAATATGGATGAATCAACACGTGCAGGCTTGTATGAAGGCTGGAAAAAGGCTGTGAATGCGACGATGGCCTACAAGTAA
- a CDS encoding MIP/aquaporin family protein produces the protein MSPYAAEFIGTMILIALGGGVCAGVSLKKSFAHASGWIVVGMGWGLAVAIAVYAVGQISGAHLNPAVTLALAFQGSFPWQDVSGYIVAQLLGAMAGAIIVVLHYWPHWKETEDTAAKLSVFATGPAIDHPFANVLSEMIGTFIFVLALLSFGANSFTDGLKPLIVGFLVVSIGLSLGGTTGYAINPARDFGPRLMHYLLPIPGKGASNWKYAWVPIIGPLLGGSFAGPFYQAVFKGSVTPAFWILLGIIVIVLLITFRMSRTYKNHKTDHKLIA, from the coding sequence ATGTCGCCATACGCAGCCGAATTCATAGGGACAATGATTCTTATTGCCCTAGGTGGCGGAGTGTGCGCAGGGGTGTCCCTGAAAAAGTCATTTGCCCACGCTTCCGGCTGGATTGTGGTCGGAATGGGTTGGGGGCTTGCGGTAGCTATTGCGGTGTATGCAGTGGGTCAAATCAGCGGAGCGCATTTGAATCCGGCAGTTACACTCGCGTTGGCATTTCAGGGTAGTTTTCCATGGCAAGATGTATCCGGCTATATTGTGGCTCAGCTTCTTGGAGCCATGGCGGGTGCGATCATCGTCGTTTTGCATTATTGGCCCCACTGGAAAGAGACGGAGGACACAGCAGCCAAACTCAGTGTATTCGCGACAGGACCAGCTATTGATCATCCGTTTGCCAACGTGCTTAGTGAAATGATAGGTACTTTCATCTTTGTTCTTGCTTTACTGTCGTTTGGCGCCAATTCATTTACAGACGGCCTGAAACCGCTGATTGTTGGTTTTTTAGTTGTCAGTATCGGTTTATCCCTTGGAGGCACAACGGGCTATGCCATCAATCCAGCGAGGGATTTTGGGCCGCGTCTGATGCATTATTTACTACCGATTCCCGGTAAGGGAGCATCCAACTGGAAATATGCATGGGTGCCCATTATAGGACCGCTATTGGGGGGATCTTTCGCAGGGCCATTTTATCAGGCTGTTTTTAAGGGGAGTGTGACTCCAGCTTTCTGGATTTTACTAGGGATCATCGTGATTGTACTCTTGATTACCTTCCGTATGAGTCGTACTTATAAAAATCATAAAACGGATCACAAACTTATAGCGTAA